Part of the Novosphingobium sp. KA1 genome is shown below.
CGATTCCGGCTTGGTATGCGCCATGGCGTAAATTCCGCGAAGTGCAACCGCCCAAGTGGTAAAATCAACGGCCCAGATAGGCCAGAGCCCCGCCAGCCCCCTCGAAACGTGTCGTCGGGGGCTGGCGGGGCTGGATTTTCGGATCAGGCCAGCGAGCTGTCGATGCCCTTGCAGGCGACCAGCAGTTCCTTGACCGCATCGATCGAAACCTGAAGGCCGGCCTTGGCCTGCTCGTTCAGTTCGATCTCGATCACCTGCTCGACGCCGCCGGCGCCGATCACGACCGGCACGCCGACGTAAAGGTTGTCGACGCCATACTGGCCTTCGAGGTACGCGGCGCAAGGCAGGACGCGCTTCTGGTCGCCCAGGTACGATTCAGCCATGGCGATCGCCGAAGCGGCCGGTGCGTAGAAGGCTGAACCGGTCTTGAGCAGCGAGACCACTTCGCCGCCGCCATTGGCGGTGCGCTTGACGATGGCGTCGATACGCTCCTGCGTGGACTTGCCCATCTTGATGAGGTCGGGAACCGGAATGCCCTTGACGGTCGAGTATTCGACCACCGGCACCATGGTGTCGCCGTGGCCGCCGAGCACGAACGAGGTCACGTCGCGGACCGAAACGCCGAACTCCCAGGCGAGGAAGGTCGAGAAGCGCGCCGAGTCCAGCACGCCGGCCATGCCGACGACCTTGTTGTGGGGCAGGCCCGAGAATTCGCGCAGCGCCCAGACCATCGCGTCGAGGGGGTTGGTGATGCAGATCACAAAAGCGTCGGGAGCGTTGGCGGCGATGCCTTCGCCGACCGACTTCATCACCTTGAGGTTGATGCCGAGCAGGTCGTCGCGGCTCATGCCGGGCTTGCGGGCGACGCCGGCGGTGACGATGATGACGTCGGCGCCGGCAATGTCGGCATAGTCGTTGGTGCCAGTGATCTTGGCGTCAAAACCTTCGACCGGGCCGCACTGCGACAGGTCGAGAGCCTTGCCCTGGGGCAGGCCTTCAGCGACGTCGAACAGGACGATGTCGCCCAGTTCCTTCTGCGCGGCGAGGTGCGCGAGAGTGCCGCCGATGTTGCCGGCGCCGATAAGGGCAATCTTCTTACGAGCCATGATGCTGCTTGTCCTTCCCACAAGGCGGGCGCTTCGGACTAAAAGGCGGCTGCTGTGTCCCGCTAAAGGCAGGCGCCGGTGTTGACGAAGGGCGCGTTACGCCCCTCGATCCGACATTGCAACCGTGAAACAACCGCGGAAAGCCGTGGGGGAGTGGAAATTATCGATAATAGTTCGCAATAGCAATAATAAGCTTAGAACTGTGCGATTCCGCGTCCGGAATCGCCTCCGGGGCGCTATCCGGCGCAATCGCGACCGCGCTTTTCGCAAGCTCGTGAGGGCCTTGGGCTGGTCTTGCGCGGAGAAAGTTTCCCGCAGTCGCATGACAGGGGCAAGAAGCCTTCC
Proteins encoded:
- the mdh gene encoding malate dehydrogenase, encoding MARKKIALIGAGNIGGTLAHLAAQKELGDIVLFDVAEGLPQGKALDLSQCGPVEGFDAKITGTNDYADIAGADVIIVTAGVARKPGMSRDDLLGINLKVMKSVGEGIAANAPDAFVICITNPLDAMVWALREFSGLPHNKVVGMAGVLDSARFSTFLAWEFGVSVRDVTSFVLGGHGDTMVPVVEYSTVKGIPVPDLIKMGKSTQERIDAIVKRTANGGGEVVSLLKTGSAFYAPAASAIAMAESYLGDQKRVLPCAAYLEGQYGVDNLYVGVPVVIGAGGVEQVIEIELNEQAKAGLQVSIDAVKELLVACKGIDSSLA